A portion of the Myxococcales bacterium genome contains these proteins:
- a CDS encoding acetyl-CoA carboxylase biotin carboxylase subunit, which translates to MHKPIRKVLVANRGEIAVRVMRTLREMGIASVAVYSEVDRAALHVRSADEAFPIGPAAASESYLRVDKIIDVAKRAGADAIHPGYGFLSENPALPEACERAGIVFIGPPASAMRQMGSKTAARTRMEAAGVPIVPGAMCDTTDEAIAAATKIGFPVMLKAASGGGGKGMRLVEKAADMATAWERARSEAKKFFGDDTVYIEKAIIKPRHVEIQVLGDQHGKVVHLFERDCSIQRRNQKVVEETPSPSPVASRDLIEKMGAIAKKGAEAVGYFSAGTFEFLLAEDGSFYFLEMNTRLQVEHPVTELITGTDLVREMILIAEGAPLSFSQADLVPRGAAIECRVYAEDPSSGFLPSPGTIESLVVPAGPGVRDDGGAYPGCTISSFYDPLISKLSVWAPTRERALARMRRALSEYVVTGIRTNLSFHEKLFSHPDFVRGVYDTGFLDRHKDALLGYPAVPEESRESVAVAVAIAASRLERATGVRDASRGEEGSRLSPWIAQHRADRLRG; encoded by the coding sequence ATGCACAAGCCGATCCGAAAAGTTCTCGTGGCCAACCGAGGCGAAATCGCCGTTCGCGTCATGCGAACGCTGCGCGAAATGGGCATCGCCTCGGTGGCGGTCTACTCGGAGGTCGACCGGGCCGCGCTCCACGTGCGGTCGGCCGACGAGGCCTTCCCCATCGGCCCCGCCGCCGCCTCCGAGAGCTACCTTCGCGTCGACAAGATCATCGACGTCGCCAAACGCGCTGGCGCCGACGCCATCCATCCCGGCTACGGGTTTCTCAGCGAGAACCCCGCGCTGCCAGAGGCCTGCGAGCGCGCCGGCATCGTCTTCATTGGTCCGCCGGCCAGCGCCATGCGCCAGATGGGCTCAAAGACCGCCGCGCGAACGCGCATGGAAGCGGCCGGCGTGCCCATCGTCCCCGGCGCCATGTGCGACACAACCGACGAGGCCATCGCCGCTGCGACGAAGATCGGCTTTCCCGTGATGCTCAAGGCCGCATCGGGTGGCGGCGGCAAGGGCATGCGCCTCGTGGAGAAGGCCGCCGACATGGCGACGGCGTGGGAGCGGGCTCGCTCAGAGGCCAAGAAGTTCTTCGGCGATGACACCGTCTACATCGAGAAGGCGATCATCAAGCCGCGGCACGTCGAGATCCAGGTACTCGGCGATCAACACGGCAAGGTGGTGCACCTCTTCGAGCGCGACTGCTCGATTCAGCGCCGCAACCAGAAGGTCGTGGAGGAGACGCCATCGCCGTCGCCCGTCGCGTCGCGCGACCTCATCGAGAAGATGGGTGCCATCGCCAAGAAGGGCGCCGAGGCCGTCGGCTACTTCTCCGCCGGGACCTTCGAGTTTCTCCTCGCCGAAGACGGCAGCTTCTACTTCCTCGAGATGAACACGCGGCTCCAGGTGGAGCACCCCGTCACGGAGCTCATCACCGGCACCGACCTCGTTCGCGAGATGATCCTCATCGCCGAGGGAGCACCGCTCTCTTTTTCCCAGGCTGATCTCGTCCCTCGCGGCGCCGCCATCGAGTGCCGCGTCTACGCGGAGGATCCTTCGAGCGGTTTTTTGCCCTCGCCGGGGACCATCGAGTCTTTGGTTGTGCCCGCCGGCCCCGGCGTCCGCGACGACGGCGGCGCCTACCCGGGCTGCACGATCTCGAGCTTCTACGATCCGCTCATCTCAAAGCTGAGCGTTTGGGCCCCCACGCGCGAGCGAGCCCTCGCGCGCATGCGGCGCGCGCTCTCCGAATACGTCGTCACTGGGATTCGAACGAACCTCTCCTTCCACGAGAAGCTCTTCTCGCATCCCGACTTCGTGCGCGGCGTCTACGACACCGGCTTCCTGGACCGCCACAAGGACGCGCTCCTCGGCTACCCGGCGGTGCCCGAAGAGTCGCGCGAGAGCGTGGCCGTGGCTGTTGCCATCGCAGCCTCGCGCCTCGAACGAGCGACCGGCGTCCGCGACGCGTCGCGCGGCGAAGAAGGCTCTCGCCTCTCGCCTTGGATCGCGCAACACCGGGCCGATCGGCTGCGCGGCTAA
- a CDS encoding PilZ domain-containing protein: MKLQAALSGFSSPAPPAEPARPRPQSGEYRAAAHVADLTLPLTWTRVSLLPGAAPAAVDGGARPVTAYCETVILEDDAFDASVHLVDGAIGWVESSAPLPTFLERLVYGGLVTAAEIELVSTLCRLDGLSVSDALFRLELVSRTALNEIVREHVKEHVRAILAYRSRATGSTRGATPRAQVRTTTTPLVFDRSLVVPVASILDLAERRAFREFVGAGGPSLPSSHDDLRVPLRRTARVETTRGALMMTTLDISLVGARLRPPSLLPAGAELVVHINIAGETLELPARVVDIESPGGEAPLLVVAWHDLSAQAEASLSRVLGAIY; the protein is encoded by the coding sequence ATGAAACTTCAGGCTGCACTCTCCGGCTTCTCCTCTCCGGCGCCCCCCGCGGAGCCGGCGCGGCCCCGTCCTCAGTCGGGCGAATACCGAGCGGCGGCCCACGTCGCCGATCTCACGCTGCCGCTGACCTGGACGCGTGTATCGCTTCTGCCGGGCGCAGCGCCCGCGGCCGTCGATGGCGGCGCGCGACCCGTGACCGCGTATTGCGAGACGGTGATCCTGGAGGACGACGCGTTCGATGCGAGCGTGCACCTCGTCGACGGCGCCATCGGGTGGGTCGAGTCGAGCGCTCCGTTGCCGACGTTCCTGGAGCGCCTCGTGTATGGCGGCCTCGTGACGGCCGCCGAGATCGAGCTCGTTTCAACCTTGTGCCGCCTCGACGGCCTCAGCGTCTCCGACGCCCTCTTCCGCCTCGAGCTCGTATCGCGTACAGCGCTCAATGAGATCGTGCGCGAACACGTGAAGGAGCACGTGCGCGCGATCTTGGCCTACCGCAGCCGTGCGACCGGCAGCACAAGAGGAGCCACGCCGCGCGCCCAAGTGCGCACGACGACGACGCCGCTCGTGTTCGATCGCTCCCTCGTCGTTCCCGTCGCGTCGATCCTCGACCTCGCCGAGCGGCGCGCCTTCCGTGAGTTCGTCGGCGCCGGCGGTCCGTCGTTGCCAAGCAGCCACGACGATCTGCGCGTACCGCTCCGTCGCACGGCCCGCGTCGAGACGACGCGGGGCGCGCTCATGATGACGACGCTCGACATTTCCCTGGTGGGAGCGCGACTGCGGCCACCCTCGCTCTTGCCCGCCGGCGCCGAGCTCGTCGTCCACATTAACATCGCCGGCGAGACGCTCGAGCTGCCGGCACGCGTGGTCGACATCGAGAGCCCCGGCGGCGAGGCGCCCTTGCTCGTGGTGGCATGGCACGATCTGTCGGCGCAAGCGGAGGCTTCGCTCTCCCGGGTGCTCGGCGCGATTTATTAA
- a CDS encoding KamA family radical SAM protein, with protein MSTALPIVQHEPIVPKKPPVDPSTLKHRDLLRGPFWRRIPAYAEVDEKTFLDHNWQAKHTITNIPKLLKALEGLVPETFTEDAAAGFKRAPMSVRVSPYLMSLIDWSDPYADPLRTQFVPVASRLLPDHPKLNLDSLHEQEDAPVPGLTHRYVDKALFLPLDTCPVYCRFCTRSYAIGLDTEEVEKVQLKVNEDRWRRAYQYIASRPELEDIVISGGDAYQLRAQQIEDIGMALLDMPNVRRMRFATKGPAVMPMKILTDAPWVDALTKVVERGRKLHKEVVLHTHFNNPNEITGITEDAMGVLMERGIVVRNQSVLQRRVNDSVETMTLLVKRLGHVNVHPYYVYVHDLVKGVEDLRTTLETGLYLEKHVRGSTAGFNTPTFVVDAPGGGGKRNAHSYEYYDRETGISVFTAPSVKAGQFFLYFDPLDQLSETIRRRWADPVEQEQMIQAAIAMARKHVR; from the coding sequence ATGTCGACCGCGCTCCCGATCGTCCAACACGAGCCCATCGTCCCCAAGAAGCCGCCGGTCGACCCGTCGACGCTCAAGCATAGAGACCTCCTCCGGGGCCCATTCTGGCGGCGAATCCCAGCCTACGCCGAGGTCGACGAGAAGACCTTCCTCGATCACAACTGGCAGGCGAAGCACACGATCACCAACATTCCGAAGCTCCTGAAGGCGCTCGAAGGCCTCGTGCCCGAGACCTTCACGGAGGACGCGGCGGCGGGCTTCAAGCGCGCCCCCATGAGCGTGCGCGTGAGCCCGTACCTGATGTCGCTCATCGATTGGAGCGACCCCTACGCCGATCCGTTGCGGACGCAGTTCGTGCCCGTCGCGTCGCGTCTCTTGCCGGATCATCCGAAGCTCAACCTCGACTCGCTCCACGAGCAAGAAGACGCGCCGGTGCCGGGGCTCACGCACCGCTACGTCGACAAGGCGCTCTTTTTGCCGCTCGACACCTGCCCCGTCTATTGCCGCTTCTGCACGCGGAGCTACGCCATCGGGCTCGACACGGAGGAGGTCGAGAAGGTGCAGCTCAAGGTCAACGAAGACCGCTGGCGTCGCGCGTACCAATACATCGCGTCGCGGCCCGAGCTCGAGGACATCGTCATCTCCGGCGGCGACGCCTACCAGCTCCGCGCGCAACAAATCGAAGACATCGGGATGGCCCTGCTCGACATGCCGAACGTGCGCCGCATGCGGTTTGCCACGAAGGGCCCGGCCGTGATGCCGATGAAGATCCTCACCGACGCCCCGTGGGTCGACGCGCTCACGAAGGTCGTCGAGCGCGGCCGCAAGCTCCACAAGGAGGTCGTGCTGCACACGCACTTCAACAACCCCAACGAGATCACCGGCATCACAGAAGACGCCATGGGCGTCTTGATGGAGCGCGGCATCGTCGTTCGGAACCAGTCGGTGCTCCAGCGCCGCGTGAACGACTCGGTCGAGACGATGACGCTGCTCGTGAAGCGGCTCGGGCACGTGAACGTGCACCCGTACTACGTCTACGTGCACGACCTCGTGAAGGGCGTCGAAGACCTGAGGACCACGCTCGAGACGGGCCTTTACCTCGAGAAGCACGTGCGCGGCTCGACGGCCGGGTTTAACACGCCCACCTTCGTCGTCGATGCGCCCGGCGGCGGCGGCAAGCGCAACGCCCACTCCTACGAGTATTACGATCGCGAGACCGGCATCAGCGTCTTCACGGCGCCCTCGGTGAAGGCCGGGCAGTTCTTCCTCTACTTCGACCCGCTCGATCAGCTAAGCGAGACGATTCGCCGCCGCTGGGCCGATCCGGTGGAGCAAGAGCAGATGATCCAAGCGGCCATCGCCATGGCGCGCAAACACGTGCGCTAG
- a CDS encoding thymidine phosphorylase: MERSLVELIARKRDGFKHSPAEIAHVIAAFGDGTLADYQMAAWLMAVYFRGLDDEETVSLTEAMLHSGRVLDLSSVAGFKVDKHSTGGVGDKVSICLAPLVAACGVPVPMVSGRGLGHTGGTLDKLEAIPGFRTDLDVAAFTRIVGDVGTCMIGQTKEIAPADKRIYALRDVTATVECIPLIVASILSKKLAEGIDGLVLDVKVGRGAFMKDEARARALADALVRVGTRAGKRVVALLTSMDAPLGEAIGNALETREAIDVLHGRGPDDLVECTMVLGAEMLVMGGVAKTTSDARVHLKDAIAKGRAARVFERMIEAQGGDPRVVAEPERLVVATATHDVVAQRSGVVTAVDALEIGLSAVVLGAGRTRSDQAVDAAVGITVPIRPGDRVNSGDLLARLYVRRPEDALRVQGRVRDAFVVGDEAPPPAPLVRGRIEAS; the protein is encoded by the coding sequence ATGGAGCGTTCGCTCGTCGAGCTCATTGCCCGCAAACGAGATGGCTTCAAGCACTCGCCCGCCGAGATCGCTCATGTCATCGCCGCCTTTGGTGACGGCACGCTAGCCGACTACCAGATGGCCGCCTGGCTCATGGCCGTCTACTTCCGCGGCCTCGACGACGAGGAGACGGTCTCCCTCACCGAGGCGATGCTCCACTCGGGCCGCGTGCTCGACCTGTCCTCCGTCGCGGGGTTCAAGGTCGACAAGCACTCCACCGGTGGCGTGGGAGACAAGGTCTCCATCTGCCTGGCGCCGCTTGTGGCGGCTTGCGGCGTTCCGGTACCGATGGTCAGCGGTCGCGGCCTCGGTCACACCGGCGGAACGCTCGACAAGCTGGAGGCCATCCCCGGTTTTCGGACCGATCTCGACGTCGCGGCCTTCACGCGCATCGTCGGTGATGTTGGCACGTGCATGATCGGCCAGACGAAGGAGATCGCGCCTGCTGACAAGCGCATCTATGCCTTGCGCGACGTCACAGCCACCGTTGAGTGCATTCCGCTGATCGTCGCGTCGATCCTGTCGAAGAAGCTCGCAGAAGGCATCGACGGCCTCGTGCTCGACGTCAAGGTGGGGCGCGGCGCCTTCATGAAGGACGAGGCGCGGGCTCGCGCGCTCGCCGATGCCCTCGTCCGCGTCGGCACGCGCGCTGGCAAGCGCGTGGTGGCCCTGCTCACGTCCATGGACGCCCCTCTTGGTGAAGCCATCGGCAACGCCCTCGAAACGCGCGAGGCCATCGACGTTCTGCACGGCCGTGGCCCCGACGATCTCGTCGAATGCACGATGGTGCTCGGCGCCGAGATGCTTGTCATGGGCGGCGTGGCGAAGACGACAAGCGACGCCCGCGTTCACCTCAAAGACGCCATCGCCAAGGGGCGCGCGGCCCGCGTCTTCGAACGAATGATCGAAGCGCAGGGGGGCGATCCGCGCGTTGTCGCCGAGCCCGAGCGGCTCGTCGTCGCCACCGCCACGCACGACGTGGTGGCGCAACGAAGCGGCGTCGTCACGGCCGTCGATGCGCTCGAAATCGGGCTCTCGGCGGTCGTCTTGGGGGCCGGACGCACGCGGAGCGATCAAGCCGTCGACGCGGCCGTTGGCATCACGGTGCCGATCCGGCCTGGAGACCGCGTGAACAGCGGCGACCTGCTCGCGCGCCTCTACGTACGTCGTCCGGAGGATGCGCTTCGCGTCCAGGGACGTGTCCGCGACGCTTTCGTCGTGGGGGACGAAGCGCCGCCGCCGGCGCCCCTGGTCCGCGGTCGCATCGAGGCGTCTTGA
- a CDS encoding L,D-transpeptidase: protein MGVALVLVGLGACHRPREGGFDAASTLPASTFLGDAALEAGAFVDARRVERDLAFARLDAGTYDGAVVGAANMVVSVLSQPVWPESDAGSERLGYLRHGARAAVLDGVMPNEECSDGWYELVSGGFVCGKAVTTDLKSPRVKLAPKGPDLDAGLPYRYGFNLTNGTPVYRRVLSIEDRKKYEPWLAPKPPEPTAEEGETTTTTSSEEESSESKPKPEARAAAAPSASASPWFLRADAGKADLRLGELKGRGVLVRRMVRGFFLALDRDFKAAGARWWRTTYGFAVPFERVALQPKLSDFHGVWSLLPDASSLAGVGAPPSLDAGALDASGDALLGDAMLEGAVQDAASEASASKVAALGEPGAAFVTSGVAVKIVYDRAKQKLGWAEALPKRRAVLLTGERVTLSGVTVLGTTEGFFVREADVRLAKKAALPADLAAAEKWIDVDLTRQALVAFEGARPVFATLISSGKRNAVDKEKDHPTPTGTFRIREKHVTTTMDGDVAADGPYSIEDVPWVMYFQGSFALHGAFWHNNFGGVRSHGCVNLAPDDARALFFWSDPPLPEGWHGVFSGDARPGTRIVIHEDEVPKTRRHAPAPPP, encoded by the coding sequence ATGGGCGTGGCGCTCGTGCTCGTGGGGCTTGGTGCTTGTCACCGGCCCCGCGAGGGCGGCTTTGACGCGGCGTCGACGCTTCCTGCGTCGACGTTTCTCGGGGATGCGGCGCTCGAAGCGGGCGCCTTTGTGGATGCTCGGCGCGTCGAGCGAGACCTCGCATTCGCGCGCCTCGACGCGGGCACCTACGACGGCGCGGTGGTGGGCGCAGCGAACATGGTGGTCTCGGTCCTGAGCCAGCCGGTGTGGCCCGAGAGCGACGCGGGCTCCGAGCGCTTGGGCTACCTGAGGCACGGCGCTCGCGCCGCCGTGCTCGACGGCGTCATGCCCAACGAGGAGTGCAGCGACGGGTGGTACGAGCTCGTGTCGGGCGGCTTCGTCTGCGGCAAAGCCGTGACGACCGATCTCAAGAGCCCGCGCGTGAAGCTCGCGCCGAAGGGGCCTGATCTCGACGCCGGGTTGCCCTACCGATACGGCTTCAATCTCACCAACGGCACGCCGGTCTATCGTCGTGTGCTCTCGATTGAGGATCGGAAGAAGTACGAGCCGTGGCTCGCGCCCAAGCCACCGGAGCCGACCGCCGAAGAAGGCGAGACGACGACGACGACTTCGTCGGAAGAAGAGTCGAGCGAGTCCAAGCCGAAGCCCGAAGCGCGCGCCGCCGCCGCGCCGTCGGCGTCCGCGTCACCGTGGTTCTTGCGCGCCGACGCGGGCAAAGCCGACCTGCGACTCGGCGAGCTCAAGGGGCGAGGCGTCCTCGTGCGTCGCATGGTCCGAGGCTTCTTCCTCGCGCTCGATCGCGATTTCAAGGCGGCTGGCGCTCGGTGGTGGCGCACGACGTACGGCTTCGCGGTGCCCTTTGAGCGGGTCGCCCTGCAGCCGAAGCTCTCGGACTTTCACGGCGTGTGGTCTCTCTTGCCCGATGCGTCTTCGTTGGCTGGTGTGGGCGCGCCGCCGAGCCTCGATGCTGGCGCTCTCGACGCGTCGGGTGACGCCCTCCTTGGCGATGCCATGCTCGAGGGTGCCGTTCAAGACGCGGCCTCGGAAGCGAGCGCGTCCAAGGTTGCCGCGCTCGGCGAGCCCGGGGCGGCCTTCGTCACGAGCGGCGTCGCCGTGAAGATCGTCTACGACCGCGCGAAGCAGAAGCTCGGCTGGGCCGAGGCGTTGCCCAAGCGCCGAGCGGTCCTTCTCACGGGAGAGCGCGTCACGCTGAGCGGCGTGACCGTGCTCGGCACCACCGAGGGCTTCTTTGTGCGCGAGGCAGACGTCCGCCTCGCCAAGAAGGCGGCGCTTCCCGCCGATTTGGCTGCCGCGGAGAAGTGGATCGACGTCGACCTCACGCGCCAAGCGCTCGTGGCCTTTGAAGGCGCGCGGCCCGTGTTCGCGACGTTGATCTCATCGGGGAAGCGCAACGCCGTCGACAAGGAGAAGGATCACCCGACGCCGACCGGCACGTTTCGCATTCGTGAGAAACATGTCACGACGACCATGGACGGTGACGTCGCCGCCGACGGGCCCTACTCCATCGAGGACGTCCCTTGGGTCATGTACTTCCAAGGAAGTTTCGCGCTGCACGGCGCCTTCTGGCACAACAACTTTGGCGGCGTTCGGAGCCATGGTTGCGTGAACCTCGCGCCCGACGACGCGCGCGCTCTCTTCTTCTGGAGCGATCCGCCGCTCCCGGAAGGTTGGCACGGCGTCTTCTCCGGCGACGCGCGTCCTGGCACCCGCATCGTCATCCATGAAGACGAAGTGCCGAAGACGCGACGCCACGCGCCGGCGCCTCCGCCCTAG
- the xseA gene encoding exodeoxyribonuclease VII large subunit, whose translation MDDDDLFPPRPPPRFLLGDEPARPEAAAPAEKDPALSVGDLGRALKRAVESGWPMPVWVFGEVTGARPAPKGHHYFSLRDEDEDASVDMVMYRTSLTPRARGLLVDGSRVKLRGKPTMWTPRGRLQFVVDRVEAAGKGALLEALERLKEKLTAEGLFDASRKRKLPADPRVVGVVTSATGAVIHDICKVAFRRGGARILLSPATVQGATAPASIVRALQMLQKVPEVDVIIIGRGGGSLEDLLAFSDEAVVRAIARCPVPVVSAVGHEVDVSLADFVADARAATPSQAAELVVPDRAAKRAMLEQLQKRLFRSVRARVETASASLHRARTRLGDPRLAMAAHQQRLDDRRARLATVTERRLVRSREERARLASRLERRDPLVVLAAERTRLARGAERLRAAFDVAFARRVSSLQTVAGRLDGLSPLKVLARGYAIAQTSKGRAVRLATDVKAGERILIRTQAARLVVDVVAVSATKPGSGDRGAGGSGASET comes from the coding sequence GTGGACGACGACGATCTCTTTCCGCCGAGGCCGCCGCCGCGCTTCCTCTTGGGCGACGAACCGGCGCGACCCGAGGCGGCGGCGCCCGCCGAAAAGGATCCAGCGCTCTCCGTCGGCGACCTCGGGCGCGCCCTCAAGCGCGCCGTGGAGTCCGGTTGGCCCATGCCCGTCTGGGTCTTCGGTGAGGTGACCGGCGCGCGCCCCGCGCCAAAGGGCCACCACTACTTTTCGCTGCGCGACGAGGACGAGGACGCCTCCGTCGACATGGTCATGTACCGAACGAGCCTCACGCCGCGCGCCCGCGGCCTGCTCGTCGACGGCTCGCGCGTGAAGCTCCGCGGCAAGCCCACGATGTGGACGCCGCGGGGACGGTTGCAGTTCGTCGTCGATCGCGTCGAAGCGGCCGGCAAGGGTGCGCTCCTCGAGGCGCTCGAGCGGCTCAAGGAGAAGCTCACGGCGGAGGGGCTCTTCGACGCATCTAGGAAGCGAAAGCTCCCCGCCGATCCGCGCGTCGTCGGCGTCGTGACGAGCGCCACCGGCGCGGTCATCCACGACATCTGCAAGGTGGCCTTTCGCCGCGGCGGCGCGCGCATCCTCTTGTCACCAGCGACGGTGCAAGGCGCCACGGCGCCCGCCTCCATCGTGCGGGCCCTTCAAATGTTGCAGAAGGTCCCCGAGGTCGACGTCATCATCATCGGCCGCGGCGGCGGCTCGCTGGAGGACCTGCTTGCCTTTAGCGACGAGGCCGTCGTCCGCGCCATCGCACGTTGTCCCGTTCCCGTCGTGAGCGCCGTGGGCCACGAGGTCGACGTAAGCCTCGCCGATTTTGTGGCCGACGCGCGCGCGGCCACACCATCGCAGGCGGCCGAGTTGGTCGTGCCCGACCGAGCGGCGAAGCGCGCCATGCTCGAGCAGCTCCAAAAGCGCCTTTTTCGAAGCGTTCGCGCCCGCGTCGAGACGGCCTCTGCGTCGCTCCATCGCGCGCGCACGCGCCTCGGGGATCCGCGCCTCGCGATGGCCGCGCATCAGCAGCGGCTCGACGACCGTCGCGCGCGGCTCGCGACGGTCACGGAGCGGCGCCTCGTGCGCAGTCGCGAGGAGCGTGCGCGTCTCGCGTCGCGGCTCGAGCGCCGTGATCCGCTCGTGGTCCTGGCGGCCGAACGCACGCGTCTCGCGCGCGGCGCCGAACGGCTCCGTGCCGCCTTCGACGTGGCGTTCGCGCGGCGCGTTTCGTCGCTCCAAACGGTCGCGGGCCGCCTCGATGGGTTGAGCCCGCTCAAGGTCCTCGCGCGCGGCTACGCCATCGCTCAAACGTCCAAGGGACGGGCCGTTCGCCTTGCCACCGACGTGAAAGCTGGCGAGCGCATCCTCATTCGCACGCAGGCTGCGCGGCTCGTCGTCGATGTCGTCGCGGTTAGCGCAACCAAGCCCGGCTCCGGCGACCGCGGCGCCGGCGGCTCTGGCGCGAGCGAGACGTGA
- a CDS encoding hybrid sensor histidine kinase/response regulator translates to MILPRLTLLAEQLAAVSDDRRAELRLVADAIASMTGLALHAAFDAAGDAIVPGEASDAPATFLGTGTIERLKSVRAAEREGQLRVVIELARAGRLYFAGPGRIVDLPLDAVAAAARIGELASARPDSRGEAQAVERLTARVLHEIGNPLAYATLATAQLARTVETEVARTYASELGDSVRKMADLLTELRQAARGVEGAAFVGARSHPSADATSGTESAAPSPGDVVPTAKSLLLIVDDEVPLARALAAALEPRFEVEIATSCSEAEARVLRGGVALVLCDFHLPDGSGLELFERLHQRLPALRFALASGGLAADAMVRARESGIPVFHKPFDAVRLAQELADL, encoded by the coding sequence TTGATCCTCCCACGGCTGACGTTGCTGGCGGAGCAGTTGGCCGCCGTGAGCGACGATCGGCGCGCGGAGCTGCGGCTCGTGGCCGACGCCATCGCGTCCATGACGGGCCTCGCGCTCCACGCGGCCTTTGACGCGGCGGGTGACGCGATCGTGCCCGGCGAAGCCAGCGACGCGCCCGCGACGTTCCTCGGCACCGGCACCATCGAGCGTTTGAAGTCGGTGCGGGCGGCTGAGCGCGAGGGCCAACTTCGCGTCGTCATCGAGCTCGCGCGCGCCGGTCGTCTCTACTTTGCGGGTCCGGGCCGCATCGTCGACCTTCCCCTCGACGCCGTGGCCGCCGCCGCTCGCATCGGCGAGCTGGCGAGCGCGCGGCCCGACTCGCGCGGCGAGGCGCAGGCCGTGGAGCGGCTCACGGCGCGCGTGCTTCATGAGATCGGCAACCCTCTCGCCTACGCCACGCTCGCGACGGCGCAGCTCGCTCGCACCGTGGAGACGGAGGTCGCGCGCACCTACGCGTCGGAGCTCGGCGACAGCGTTCGCAAGATGGCGGACCTCTTGACCGAGCTGCGTCAGGCGGCGCGCGGCGTGGAGGGAGCTGCCTTCGTGGGGGCTCGAAGCCATCCATCCGCGGACGCGACGAGCGGGACCGAGTCGGCGGCGCCGAGCCCGGGCGACGTCGTGCCAACGGCAAAATCCCTCCTGCTCATCGTCGACGACGAGGTGCCGCTCGCTCGCGCGCTCGCGGCGGCGCTTGAACCGCGTTTCGAGGTGGAGATCGCCACCTCGTGTTCGGAGGCGGAGGCGCGCGTGCTACGGGGCGGCGTCGCGCTCGTCTTGTGCGATTTTCACTTGCCCGACGGCTCCGGCCTTGAGCTCTTCGAGCGCCTTCATCAGCGGCTTCCTGCGTTGCGCTTTGCCTTGGCCTCGGGCGGCCTCGCGGCGGACGCCATGGTGCGCGCGCGCGAGAGCGGTATCCCTGTTTTTCACAAGCCCTTCGACGCGGTGCGTCTGGCGCAAGAACTCGCCGACCTCTAG
- a CDS encoding WYL domain-containing protein — protein MKPAPPSRDTRPPPTPSPSRAPGALVPARGAQLPLATNAAATKRAGERAGETARRRGQRRGRPSGSFTQHRRLDRLRAVLEANPRGLRLEELAVMLHVTTRSVRRYLKELSRLTELESVPLGPGSPHEWRIKPSERGRAVALRRTQAYGLLATRGLFDVFRGSALFDEFDIGLGMVATLAQRPTRGRAGGDIPLDQKLEERFLYAPFPARSYAGRGELTDELFRAVAECRETRLRLLDRAEPVDVEPYALVAHHGDLTCVVRDVASGRLEVHALEAIAEAVSNERKRFVVPADFDLRAFLHGAFGVSAPGLEHRIIVEFDKAAAAEVRARKWHASQRIATAPDGRVRLSLVLPELEAVKRWILGFGPRARVVEPPELARALAADLKATLARYGA, from the coding sequence ATGAAGCCCGCTCCGCCCTCCCGTGACACGCGTCCGCCGCCAACGCCGTCGCCGAGTCGTGCGCCGGGCGCGCTCGTGCCCGCGCGCGGCGCCCAGCTCCCGCTCGCGACGAACGCGGCGGCGACGAAGCGCGCTGGCGAGCGCGCCGGCGAGACGGCCCGACGACGAGGCCAGCGGCGTGGACGACCGAGCGGCTCCTTCACGCAACACCGAAGGCTCGACCGGCTGCGCGCGGTCTTGGAAGCCAACCCCCGCGGACTGCGCCTCGAAGAGCTCGCGGTGATGCTCCACGTGACGACGCGTTCGGTGCGGCGCTACTTGAAAGAGCTCAGCCGCCTGACGGAGCTCGAGTCCGTTCCCCTCGGCCCCGGCTCGCCGCACGAGTGGCGCATCAAGCCCAGCGAGCGCGGCCGCGCCGTCGCGTTGCGACGAACGCAAGCCTACGGCCTCCTCGCGACGCGAGGCCTCTTCGACGTGTTTCGCGGCTCGGCGCTCTTCGACGAGTTCGACATCGGCCTCGGCATGGTGGCGACGCTCGCGCAGAGGCCCACGCGAGGGCGCGCCGGCGGCGACATCCCCCTCGACCAGAAGCTCGAGGAGCGCTTCCTCTACGCGCCGTTTCCCGCTCGCTCCTACGCGGGCCGCGGCGAGCTCACCGACGAGCTGTTTCGCGCCGTCGCCGAGTGCCGCGAGACGCGATTGCGGCTCCTGGATCGCGCGGAGCCTGTCGATGTGGAGCCCTACGCGCTCGTGGCGCATCACGGCGACCTGACCTGCGTCGTGCGGGACGTCGCCTCGGGCCGCCTCGAGGTGCACGCGCTCGAGGCCATCGCCGAGGCCGTCTCCAACGAAAGGAAGCGCTTCGTCGTGCCCGCCGACTTCGATCTCAGGGCCTTCCTGCACGGCGCGTTTGGCGTTTCGGCGCCGGGCCTCGAGCACCGCATCATCGTAGAGTTCGACAAGGCGGCGGCGGCCGAGGTTCGCGCCCGCAAGTGGCACGCGTCCCAGAGGATCGCGACGGCGCCCGACGGGCGCGTGCGCCTTTCCCTTGTCTTGCCGGAGCTGGAGGCCGTGAAGCGCTGGATCCTGGGCTTCGGGCCGCGGGCGCGCGTCGTCGAACCGCCGGAGCTGGCGCGGGCCCTGGCGGCGGACCTGAAAGCAACGCTGGCGCGCTACGGGGCCTAG